The sequence TGACCAGAACGGAGCTTTCAGCTACCATCACGCGTTTCAGGGGCATGACCTACCAGGAGCGTACAGATGGTCAGGTGAGCAATTTGTATGAGGCGACATTCATTAACAAGACGTTTGAAGCGCAGGAGGTACAGATCAAAGCGGTGGACGATAGGTATCAGATTGAAGCCAATGACCAAGGGCATTGGCTGTTGGAAGGACAGTCCAAGTTAGAGGGCAGGTTTTTCTTGGTCATTGAAAGGATTGATGTCCAAGAAATCAATGAAACCGTCACGCTGCTCTTGTTACAGAACGGGGAAGTTATTGATGAAATTTCCACCAATTTTATGGCACCATTACCAGATAAAAACAAATGAAAATGAACTGGGGAACAGGAATAATTATCGTATTTGTCGCCTTTGCGGCGTTGGTATTTACCATGGTAGGCATCTGCATGAAGCAAGATGACCTTCACTTGGTGACCAAAAATTATTATGAGGAGGAAATCAAGTATCAAGATCAGATCGAAAAGGCCTCCAATGCCGCCATGCTAGATCATCAGGTGATGGCTTATGATGCGGGCCAGAAGGAAATCCAGGTCAAACTGGGCAAAGGCTCTAAGGGAACCCTTTGGCTTTTCAGGCCGTCAGATGCA comes from Echinicola vietnamensis DSM 17526 and encodes:
- a CDS encoding FixH family protein, yielding MKMNWGTGIIIVFVAFAALVFTMVGICMKQDDLHLVTKNYYEEEIKYQDQIEKASNAAMLDHQVMAYDAGQKEIQVKLGKGSKGTLWLFRPSDARLDQKISLEFDSGSEQAVSLRELKSGYWKVKLAWEKDGKAFYEEQKINL